One genomic window of Solanum stenotomum isolate F172 chromosome 9, ASM1918654v1, whole genome shotgun sequence includes the following:
- the LOC125877423 gene encoding uncharacterized protein LOC125877423, whose protein sequence is MTGYAKFMKDLVTKNRAVSFENEEKLQHCSAIATRSLVRNKKDPGAFTIPFTIGIIHFAKALFDSGASINLMPLSIYKNLGLEAVKPIVMRLLMADRTVKRPIRVLQDILVKVESFIFLVDFVILDCEVDFEVPIILGRQFFLLGMRWSLWSEGR, encoded by the coding sequence ATGACTGGGTATGCGAAATTCATGAAAGACTTGGTGACCAAAAATAGGGCTGTCAGTTTTGAAAATGAAGAGAAGCTccaacattgtagtgctattgctactagGTCACTTGTGCGGAACAAAAAGGATCCTGGAGCTTTCACTATTCCTTTTACCATTGGGATAATACACTTTGCGAAAGCATTGTTTGATTCAGGTGCTAGCATTAATTTGATGCCATTGTCGATTTATAAGAATTTGGGTTTAGAAGCTGTAAAACCGATTGTTATGCGCTTACTTATGgccgatagaactgtgaagaggcccattagAGTGCTTCAAGATAtcctagtgaaagtggagtcattCATCTTTCTGGTGGACTTTGTAATACtagattgtgaggttgattttgaggttcccatcatcttaGGGAGACAATTCTTTCTATTGGGCATGCGTTGGTCGTTATGGAGTGAGGGCAGATGA